A window from Chrysemys picta bellii isolate R12L10 chromosome 2, ASM1138683v2, whole genome shotgun sequence encodes these proteins:
- the LOC135981154 gene encoding uncharacterized protein LOC135981154, with protein sequence MSERGYSRDATQCRVKIKELRQGYQKTKEANGRSGSHPQTSRFYEALHSILGAAATTTPPLTVDSEDGILSTPGSSDMLTDGEDEEGDEEDEAVDSAYNADFPDSQDLFITLTEIPYQPSPAVHPDTESGEGSATTSATVSQPSLASHSQRLAQIRRRKKRTREDMFSELMGCSRAQAAQQTQWRENLSQMHQAHMEREERWRQEDQQATQTLLKLMREQTDTLRRLVDVLQQWRQEDRAPLQSICNRPPPPPSPIPPSPKVQRRRGGRVHANSHSTPADSSSSRRLSFPKI encoded by the exons atgtcagagagaggatacagccgggatgcaacgcagtgccgcgtgaaaatcaaggagctgagacaaggctaccagaagaccaaagaggcaaacggacgctccggatcccatccccagacatcccgtttctacgaggcactgcattccatcctaggtgcggccgccaccactaccccaccactgaccgtggactctgaggatgggatattgtccacgcccggttcctcggacatgttaacggacggggaagatgaggaaggagatgaggaggacgaggcagtcgacagcgcttacaacgctgatttccccgacagccaggatctcttcatcacccttacagagatcccctaccaaccgtccccagccgttcacccggacacagaatctggggaaggatcagcca ccacatctgcgactgtctcacaacctagcctggcatcacactcccagaggctagcgcagattaggcgtaggaagaagaggacacgggaggacatgttctcggaacttatgggctgctcccgagcccaggcagcacagcagacccagtggcgggagaacttgtcccaaatgcaccaagcacacatggaacgggaggagaggtggcggcaggaagaccagcaggcgactcaaacgctgcttaaactaatgagggagcaaacggacacgctccggcgccttgtggatgttctgcagcaatggaggcaggaggacagagccccgctgcagtctatctgtaaccgccctcccccgccaccaagtcccatacccccctcacccaaagtgcaaagaaggaggggcggcagagtccatgcaaactctcactccacccctgcagacagctctagtagtagaaggctctcattccccaaaatttga